The following proteins are encoded in a genomic region of bacterium:
- a CDS encoding isoprenylcysteine carboxylmethyltransferase family protein, producing the protein MPTTHRKLILPPVYLCVALLAMLLGHLAAPTLRIIAPPASLLGAIPIAVGIALTLFADRALKKHGTTVKPFERSSHLVTSGIFAVSRHPMYLGMVLILAGLAVLLGTLTPFVVVLVFAVLLDVRFISAEERILAEAFGDTWRLYRRRVRRWL; encoded by the coding sequence GTGCCGACGACGCACCGTAAACTGATCCTTCCACCGGTCTATTTGTGTGTGGCGCTGCTTGCGATGCTGCTCGGTCATCTTGCGGCCCCGACGCTGCGCATTATTGCGCCTCCCGCCTCGCTGCTCGGGGCGATCCCGATTGCAGTTGGGATTGCTCTCACGCTGTTCGCCGACCGTGCCCTCAAGAAGCATGGCACAACGGTGAAGCCCTTCGAGCGCTCCAGCCATCTGGTGACGAGCGGCATCTTTGCCGTGAGCCGACACCCCATGTATCTCGGCATGGTCCTGATCCTCGCCGGTCTCGCCGTGCTGCTCGGAACGCTCACGCCGTTTGTCGTCGTCCTCGTCTTTGCGGTGTTGCTCGATGTTCGCTTCATTTCAGCAGAAGAGCGGATACTTGCTGAGGCATTCGGCGACACCTGGCGGCTCTACAGAAGACGCGTCAGACGATGGCTTTAG